The genome window CCctcccctcagagaccccctcGCCCCCATCTCCACACAGCCCAACCGACCCCTCCCCACTCAGagaccccctcgcccccccacagcccaaccGACCCCTTCCCACTCAGAGACCCCATcgcccccccacagcccaaccgaccccacccccccagagactccctctcccccatctccaCACAGCCTGACCGACCCctcccctcagagaccccctcGCCCCCATCTCCACACAGCCCAACTGACCCCtccccctcagagaccccctcgcccccccacaGCCCGACCGACCCCTCTCCTCAGAGACCCCCTCGCCACCCACAGTCCGACCGACCCCTTCCCACTCAGagaccccctcgcccccccacagcccgaccgcccccgccccccagagacCCCCTCTACACACAGCCCAAccgaccccctccccctcagataccccctcgcccccccacaACCCGACTGATCCCTGCCCCTCAGAGACCTCCTcgcccatctccccacagcccgaccaacccctccccctcagataccccctcgccccccccacaACCCGACTGACCCCTGCCCCTCAGAGACCTCCTtgcccatctccccacagcccgaccgaccccctccccctcagatACCCCCACAGCCTGACAAACCCCtccccctcagagaccccctcGCCCACCCACAGGGCCATCTCCCCACAGGCACCCCTCACCCACCCTCCACCcacagaggcccccccaccccacctatgCAGAGAGCTGATGGGCCAGGGCCGCCCCAGCCCGAGAGCCCGGCGGACGAGGGGCTGGGCGTGGGgctgggcgtggggctggggctctgacccagccaCTGGCTGGATGGAGCAGCACAGGctacgcagggccagggcagtTGCACCCCAGGCTGGGGGCACCGGCTGCCAAGGGTGGTGGATTTTGCCAGGCTGCGAGGAGCCGATGGGCTCAGAGCTGGCCCCTGGCctggcactgccctgccctggctggggtggggtagggggacaAAGCTCGGTCTCTGCGACCCAGACACCTGGGGCTTCGCTACTGAGGCTGCCCACCCATGGCGCCAGAAACtgacggccagaagggaccatctgggCTGAGCCCGTCTGACGCAGGCCCGGGACCCTCCCTCCCCTGCGGTGGGTCTGGGAATCAGCAACACTCTGCCCGGATCTCAAAGCACGGTCAGTATCATCAGCCCCATTGGGTggcaggggaaacagaggcacaggggtgggggaagggccttGCCCAAGCTCCCAGAGGgaagcagtggcagagccagggatagaacccaggagtcctggctcccagcccccccccccactctaaccattagaccccattcccctcccagacctgggaagagaacccaggagtcctgccccccccacccggtgCTGGATCTCAGGTGATCTGGCCCGTCGGGAACAGGACCCAGTTTGGTTGGCTGGGGGGTTGCTGCCGGCCGGGAGGCCGAGCTGGGGGTTTAAACGCCAGCTCtgtcccgcaccccctgccagagctctggggtcccagcaggAGAGCCCTGTGTTGGCCCTGGAGCGCTTGGACGCTCCTCTCAGCGGCTGGGATTTCTCCCCTTCGCTGCCCCCGCAGTcccccggccgggcccccccCTTACCCCTTACCCGCCTCCTTGATCAGCTTCCTGGCCTTGGCCTCAGGCAGGGAGGCCGTCTCGTAGGGCTGGCAGCGGGCAAGCGCCGGCTGGAAGCCGCAGAAGGGGATGCTGTGGCAGTAGATGATGCAGTCAGACAGCTCCTTGGCCTGGGACTTCTGCGAAGGGCCGAGCGGGTCagagcctggggggcagggctgacgGCTGGAGGCGCCGGCACTTGGAGCACCAGCTGCCTGGCAGGTTGGATGAGCCCCGGGCACcaagctgctcctgcccctggagGTGGGCCAGCGTCTAGGGGAAGCCGCGCCTGCCGGGGCTGGCACCGGAACTGAGATGCCCATCGCTGCTGGGCGGCTGGGCGGCTGGGTGGCTGGGCCATGCAGTCGTGGGCAGAGCCCCTGGGCAGCTGATCTCAGGGTCACCAGGAGGCCGGGATAACTCCTGGCAGAAGCTCAAACCAATGGAGACGACCAAGGCCCGGGCGCCCTGGCTGGGTTACGGCAGCTCGGAGCCAGGCCAGGGCAGGCGTttcccccagcacccagggcGATCTGGGGCGGGGATGGTGAGCCCCGGGAAGCCCccgtgtggggtgcaggagtgtgtCGGCCCACTGCACGGAGCTGTCCCTGGGGGACGCCGTTACCAGCTGGGAGCCAGCACCCATCGGGAGCAGCCGCCCATTCACAGAGCCCCCCGCCCTGGTGCGGTGCTCCCGCCTGGGGGAGCGTGTGTCTGTACCTTGGCCTTCCTCTTGGCCTCCTGGCTCAGGATCTCTTCCTCTGCCTCCGGCCCATCATCGTCCTCGGACGCCTCCCCCTCCGGGGCCTCGTCCGGCGAGTGCGCCAGGCTCTCTGCCTTCTTCCCCTTCAGAATGATCCTTCCTCTCAGCTCCTGCAGGACACCCGGGAGAGGGGCTGAATGGAGGcgaggatggagggatggagggagggggaggggagggatggagggagggatgcagcgggaggggagggatggaggggggggatggagggagggatgcaggggggatgggtggagggagggatgcaggggaggggaggggatgggtggagggagggagggatgcagaggaggggagggatggagggagggatgcaggggaggggatgcaggggggatgggtggagggagggagggatgcaggggaggggatgcaggggggatgggtggagggagggagggagggatgcagcgggaggggagggagggagggatgcagaggaggggagggagggagggatgcaggggaggggagggagggagggagggatgcagaggaggggagggagggagggagggatgcaggaAGCCTGGCAGGGTGGACAGACACATTGTGGGTGGGGATGGCGGTGCAGACGGAGGCAGGAGAGCGCCCCCACTGGAGACGGGGGAAatgcaacccccccgccccctagCGCAGCCCCAGCCCGAGCGagtgcccagcccagggccctgtgggaaCGGCTGCTGCGCTCAGGGCAGTGTGCTGAGGGGTGGCGtgcgggggtgggaggcaggcGTCACCGGGGGGTGGGATGGCCAAGCCGGGAGCTCAGAGCCATGTGCCAGGCCCCCCAGCGACAGCCCCCCAGCCCGTCCCCTACCTCCGGCGAAGGCAGCTGCGTGGGGTCGTGGGCGTCGAGGGGGGCCGTGAGCAGCCGCTCTCCCAGGATGCCCTTCAGGTGCTGGGCCATGAGGTCCTGCTGCTCCGGGCCGCAGTGGTTCTCCAGGGACAGGATGACGGGATAGTCGGACGCCTGCCAAGCAAAGAGCCGGCAGCTCAGGCGCCAAGACCAGGCCAGAGCCTCCGGGTCCCCTCGGCCACCAGGGCCTCCCGCGGGCACCAAGCGGGGCAAGAACCTGTCTGTCTTCCTAGGGGGCGAGGCCGAAAGATGCCAGCAGGACCAGCCTTTAGTATGAGGGGGAGAGAGCCcccgccccgcaccccctgctgagccccccgccccctgccaagcccccaccccgctccctgcagcatgaCACCACCTAGCGCTGCAGCAGAACCCGGCGACAGGAGGCTGCGGTGACGACCTCGCCCCTTGCCCACTGCGCCCGTCCCACAGGGTGGGAGGGAAGCTGAATGGAGCTGAAGAAACCTGGGGCCCGGATCATGCTTGCAGCACTTCAGCCAGTGCCGGGGTTTGGGCAGTGACCCAGCCTGGTGCCTCCTACCTGTCCCCAAAGCCAACGCCGTTAATCCCCAGAGAGCGTCTCTCCTCCGGCGGGACGCCCTCGCCTGCCACActgatgcagccacctctgagcgGGACGGGGCAGCTGCTCAACAGTCACCTCCCCTGGGGCGAGTGGCTCCCAGCGCCGAGCCTGTGGCAGGGGCTGCCACCACAAGGGGGCGCTGCAAACATGCCATAGGGCAGTGCCAGCCTTGGCCTTTCCCGTAGTGGGATCCCGCGACCCACTTAGCAAGAGGAGAAGGGTAGGGTGCTCCTGACCCCCTGACCCCCGTCGTGACCCACCCTGGGGTCATGACCCCCGCTGAGAACGCCCCCTACTGGCGGGGGGCTGCCCTACCTGGAAGGCGTACTGCCCCAGGGTGCTGACCACGTCCTTGAAGGGGATCTTGGAGGTGAGCGTGTGGCCGTGGTACACGACGGGCTCCCCACTGGGCCCGTCCCAGCAGTCCACCTCCAAGCAGCGGCAGCCCCGCTTCAGAGCCCTGCCAAGGAGACGCCCCATGAGACGACCCCCCCCGACTGCTCAGCGCCCCCACCGGTACCaccgccctgctccctggggcgtGTGACGCTGGCTCGCCGCAGCCTAGCCCGGTCCCCAACCCaccctgggctgccccctgctcGCTGGTGCTTCCGACGTAACGCGCCAGGGCTGCCGGGCAGGACTGGCCTGGCCTGGGGAAAGCCGGggcagctcccagctctgccacagccaGTGGGCGAGTGGCTGCATTTCCCTGGGCCTCGGTTCTCCATCTGGAAAAGCGACCTTCCTGACTGTTGTGCCAGCTCTTAGCACAGGCACAGTCCCCCCGTGTGCGTGCAGTggctggcacaacggggcccggCCTGCTCTCCTGCGGCTGCGATACACAGAGGAGTAACGGGGCCAGGTCTAACGCCGCCAGCGATGGACTCCCTCTGtccccgattcctgggctctaatGACTCGACCGCAGTGTGCCCCAGCGCCTCCTACTTGGCCCCAAAGCAATCAATGCTGATCCCTCTGCAGGGACGGCCCTGCCTACCACagtgatgcagccacctctgcgtGGAGCATGGCAGCTGCTCCACGAGACAGGCAGCGACGGAATATCCCATCCAGGCAGGGGCTTAGGATGGGAGAATGAAGTTTCCCATATTGAACTTGGCCGGTAGGTGGGGCTAGCCCCACGGCTCTGCtgaaagggggcagggggacctGATGACCCTGCGTGGTTAGGCATTGGGTTTACAATTCATtggaaaggcagcacctccagcaaaACCACAGCTCCCCTCCCGCCACACCAGGACACCGGGGCAGGATGAACCCAGaggccccccacagcccttcGTACCCGACGCTGCCCCCCGTGGAGACCAGGCGATGCCCTTCGGGAGCAGCTGCCTTCTCCTCAGGTACCTGATGTAGCTCTCGACGCTGCTCTGGCCCCGGAGCTGGTCCTCCAGCAGGTAGGTGTTGTGCGAGGAGGAGATGAAATAGTGGCAGAGGGGCTGGGTCATGTCCTGACAAAGCGGCTCATGAGCGGGGTTAAAGATGGCGCCTTCCGGCGAGCGCAGGTACAGGAGGAAGCCGTCGAGGCTCAGCACGTGGCGCGCCCTGGCTGGAGATGGAGGAGCAACGTCAAGAGACCGGGGAGCTCGGTCCAGCCACCCCGCCCGGCGAGGGACCTGTCCCCTGCGGTGCCCTGAGCCCAGGGCAAGAGGAGAGCTCCTAGCTGCTTGGAGGAAAGCAAGTGTGGTGCCAATCTTCCCAAAAGGGGAGAAGAGAGATCCTGGCAATGACCAGAGCTAATCAAATACCAGAGACCATAGtaagagggaggaaaaaatcacTAAACATCTAGCGGGTCCGAGAAACGCAGGCAACGGGCAGTTGTAAGGGGATCACGAAAACTGGGCTTTGAATAAGGGGGCACCATCCTGGAAAGGGTGAGCCCCATTGCTCCCAGTCTGGGCGAGGAATCTGGCTGGGAACCCTCCACCACCAGGAAAGGCCGAGAGCCCCATGTAACAGACCAAGCAAAGAGCTGGCTGGGCCCTGTAGAGAACAAGCTGCCTCGGCCCCCGGGGCTGGTCCCTTCCCTTGCTCCGTTCCGTGACCCTCACCGCTCTCAGACGGCTCGTATCTGGCAATCAGCTCCATGGCGAACTCCTGCGTGTTCTCCCCCTccagctgctcctgctgcaggaaaTCCACAAACTCCAGCAGGGTCAGCTTCTTCCCGTCCTGGGAGAACGCCTGGAAGACGCCCAGCACGTCGTCTCGCTGCGTCAGCGCCTTGTAGAACAGCACGAACTCCTCGCCCTCCAGCGTCCCCGACTCTGACCCGTCGGCCATCTGCAGCgagagcagggcctgggggacGCTGCAGGACTGACGGTGCCCATGCATGCCCCACCCGCCCCTGGCAGGATGaatgatggatggatgatgggtacAGATGGATGATGGGACGgtcaatggatggatggatgttgagtatggatggatgggtgggtcattgagtggatggatggatggatggatgtgacCTGCTCCGTCAGAGGGCTTCCTTCTGAAAACAGCCTTTGGGTGGGGGTGGCCAGTCTTTGGGGGGCAAGGAAAGGGGAGGCACCCAGCTTGGCCCGCCCCCCGGCACGGCGCTCACCTGGAAGAGCCGGAGCGCATGGTCCTCGTTCATGTCCATGTTCATCATCTTGAGGAGCTGCCGCACCTCCTTGAAGCTCATGCGCCCGTCCTTGTTCTTATCGGCCTTCTGGAACCAGTCGCAGATCCACCTGCCGGGGGAGCTAAGGAAAGCGACGGGACGGGGGGCTGAGAGTACCCTGcctgaggcgggggaggggaacagacGGGGGCCATCCATAGGCTGTGGGCACCGGTGGTATCCCCCCTCACTGACCTAGCTAAAGGCCCGCCAGCTCCCAATGCCCCCAGGACATGAGCATATGGCACATCCTTTCCCCATCCACTGGGGCGGAGACATCCAGGGGACATCGAGGCAGGCAGACCCGTCCCTCAGGCTGACGGGGGTGTCTCCCAGCCATGCCCCCGGTTTTGCTCCTCTGCGTGGGTggaagggcactgagggggcaaggggaaggggaaccggggcttggggccaggccggcggaAGGATATTGATCCATCTTCTCCTGCTCGTCCATCTTGGTGACGATCTCCACCAGGCGGCGCAGGCCCCGGACCCAGCACTGCGCCTCCTCGGGGGAGCCGGCGATCAGGTCCAGGTTCCCGCGCCGCCCGTGGAAGACGACGGTGAAGCAGTGCTCAGGCGGGAACTCCTCAGCCAGGCTCTGCAGCACCTCGGACTGGTGACCCTCCCGCACTGTCTCCACATCGCTGATGGAGACTGGAAGGGAGGGATGGGTCAGGCTctagaggggggcagggcctaaGCCAGATATCATCGCCCCAGATCCACCTGTCCATCCCTCCGTCCCTGGGGTCTGTCCCTTGGTATCTAAACACTGGGAGGCCCTACACAATAGGGACCCTGCTCTGGAGACGCCGTTGGTGATCGCTTCCCTGACCAATACAGCACCCATGGTCTCCCACAGGATAGAacgctggctagattgtcggctccatgtctagttggcagccggtatcaagcggagtgccccagggtcggtcttggggccggttttgttcaatatcttcattaatgatctggaggatggcgttgactgcactctcagcaagtttgcagatgacactaagctggaaggagtggtagatatactggagggtaggggtaggatacagagggacctagacaaattagaggattgggccaaaagaaatctgatgaggttcaacaaggacaagtgcagagtcctgcacttaggatggaagaatcccatgcactgctacagactagggaccgagtggctaggcagcagttctgcagaaaaggacctaggggtcacagtggacgagaagctgtatatgagtcaacagtatgcctttgttgccaagaaggctaatggcattttgggctgtataagtaggggcagcagatcgaggaacgtgatcattcccctctattcgacattggtgaggcctcatctggagaactgtgtccagttttgggccccacactacaagaaggatgtggaaaaattggaaagagtccagtggagggcaacaaaaatgattagggggctggagcacatgacttatgaggagaggctgagggaactgggattgtttagtctgcagaagagaagagtgaggggggatttgatagctgctttcaactacctgaagggggttccaaagaggatggatctagactgttctcagtagtggcagatgacagaacaaggagcaatggtctcaagttgcagcgggggaggtctaggttggatattaggaaacactttgtcactagtagggtggtgaagcactggaatgggttccctagggaggtgatggaatctccttccttagagatttttaaggcccagcttgacaaagccctggctgggatgatttagttgaggttggtcctgctttgagcaggggggttggactagatacctccgaAGAATACATTGCAAAGGTTGACTGGACTAGAAAAAGAAGGGGAGAGAACCCCTTAGTTATCCACCACCGATGGGGGAAAGAGGCCAGCGCTCGTGGGATCTGTGAAAGGTGGATCCTTTGGGCCTGTGGGTTGAAGACACTGAGAACTGACCGTAAACGAGCCATTGCCAGAGACCCGGCTTGTGACTGGTAAGTTCTAGACACGCAAAACCCTGTTTTCACGTTTGTTTGATTTGTAACCAGACGCACACGTTCTCTGTCCCTTCAATCTCTGCTCATTCTTCACAGCCCTTCTGGTTTGCCTGTAAACCCTGTGAGCGCggagtgtagataaatctctaataattttcatatgactttacattgtgcctcttcatataaccttgtggtgggtctacccacgtgtgacctctgttttcatgggactttgtatcaaagcctcatttagaaactttgcattgcccttggtataatattatagcccctaaggatagaataagatagaagaaaaatttctttttgctagcagtagaacaagagctctcccccccccactcttaatcaattgccctgt of Chrysemys picta bellii isolate R12L10 chromosome 11, ASM1138683v2, whole genome shotgun sequence contains these proteins:
- the PLCD4 gene encoding 1-phosphatidylinositol 4,5-bisphosphate phosphodiesterase delta-4 encodes the protein MALHLYSPRLQLDETLEQMQQGTLMRKVKSKSWKKQRYFKLQDDCMTVWYKSKKNGNTKYTFSISDVETVREGHQSEVLQSLAEEFPPEHCFTVVFHGRRGNLDLIAGSPEEAQCWVRGLRRLVEIVTKMDEQEKMDQWICDWFQKADKNKDGRMSFKEVRQLLKMMNMDMNEDHALRLFQMADGSESGTLEGEEFVLFYKALTQRDDVLGVFQAFSQDGKKLTLLEFVDFLQQEQLEGENTQEFAMELIARYEPSESARARHVLSLDGFLLYLRSPEGAIFNPAHEPLCQDMTQPLCHYFISSSHNTYLLEDQLRGQSSVESYIRALKRGCRCLEVDCWDGPSGEPVVYHGHTLTSKIPFKDVVSTLGQYAFQASDYPVILSLENHCGPEQQDLMAQHLKGILGERLLTAPLDAHDPTQLPSPEELRGRIILKGKKAESLAHSPDEAPEGEASEDDDGPEAEEEILSQEAKRKAKKSQAKELSDCIIYCHSIPFCGFQPALARCQPYETASLPEAKARKLIKEAGNEFVRHNARQLTRIYPSGLRTDSSNYDPQEMWNVGCQLVALNVQTAGAEMDLCDGLFRQNARCGYVLKPAFLRDAETAFDPDNPRSRAGVGPWSLAIQVISGQQLPKVAGSKASAIVDPLVRVEIHGVPADQARLETQAVDNNGFNPHWGETLWFKVHVPELALVRFVVEDYDKTSRNDFVGQFTLPFASIKSGYRHIHLLSKDGMAIPPSSLFVHVQITELPYPE